One genomic window of Desulfovibrio desulfuricans includes the following:
- a CDS encoding outer membrane homotrimeric porin: protein MKAVRNNVLGVLLAGGLLLAPEAAEAVDFKVKGAFDVSFEASNVMPRGIKGSDTFGAIERLRTQIDAIASENVSGSLMFTVGTGTMNWGKSGDGASLGADSSKNLGVRHAYIDWLVPRTDIKVRMGMQPQLLPGYVTGWSAVYGQYSTGVTVSSPLVSSGDYKMGLTGFWARPYNDNSEITQNGQTQKNYLDNLDLLALTLPITGNGLKITPWGMYGLIGENSLRGINNNTDQREPAIYAPRGGLMPVLGSGGNYVSTFEKKYRNANNTWGNGFWGGLTSDVTAFEPFDIAAEFTYGRVDMGELKDYTQFSSTGQTKTFDLVRQGWYAALRVDYKCDWGVPGITAWYGSGDDSNPYNGSERLPVFNSPWPVTPLGFGGGFFDLNTWKVLGHNPGGLAGVVGTIKDVSFIDDLTHTFKLAYFHGTNSAEMPRKANMTSYPSRADGPMAYLTTTDHAWEGSVSNTYKIYDNLLMNVEAAYVNLHLDGSTWRGVEDSQYRDNWRVSLTFRYQF, encoded by the coding sequence ATGAAAGCTGTTCGCAACAACGTACTGGGAGTGTTGCTTGCCGGGGGCTTGCTGCTTGCGCCGGAAGCGGCCGAGGCGGTTGATTTCAAGGTCAAGGGGGCATTTGATGTAAGCTTTGAAGCATCCAATGTCATGCCGCGCGGGATTAAGGGGAGCGACACCTTCGGCGCCATCGAGCGCCTGCGCACCCAGATAGACGCAATTGCCAGCGAAAACGTGTCCGGCAGCCTGATGTTCACCGTAGGCACCGGCACCATGAATTGGGGCAAATCCGGCGACGGTGCATCTCTTGGAGCGGACAGTTCAAAGAATCTTGGCGTCCGGCATGCGTACATTGACTGGCTCGTGCCCAGGACTGATATAAAGGTGCGCATGGGTATGCAGCCGCAGCTTCTGCCCGGTTATGTGACTGGCTGGAGTGCGGTATATGGTCAGTATTCCACCGGTGTAACCGTCAGTTCTCCTCTGGTGAGCAGCGGGGATTACAAGATGGGGCTGACGGGCTTCTGGGCGCGGCCTTATAACGACAATTCTGAAATTACGCAAAACGGGCAGACGCAGAAAAACTACCTTGATAACCTTGATCTGCTGGCGCTGACCTTGCCGATCACCGGCAACGGCCTGAAAATAACCCCCTGGGGCATGTATGGCCTCATTGGCGAGAACAGCCTGCGCGGCATCAACAACAATACCGACCAGCGCGAACCTGCCATTTACGCCCCGCGCGGCGGGCTTATGCCTGTGCTTGGCAGCGGCGGCAACTATGTCAGCACGTTTGAAAAAAAGTATCGCAACGCAAACAATACCTGGGGTAATGGCTTCTGGGGCGGCCTGACCTCTGACGTCACGGCTTTCGAGCCTTTTGATATCGCGGCGGAGTTCACTTATGGCCGCGTGGATATGGGCGAGTTGAAAGATTACACCCAGTTCAGCTCCACGGGACAGACCAAGACCTTTGATCTCGTGCGTCAGGGTTGGTACGCGGCCTTGCGTGTGGATTACAAATGTGACTGGGGCGTCCCAGGAATCACCGCCTGGTACGGCAGCGGCGACGACAGCAACCCCTATAACGGTTCGGAACGCCTGCCTGTGTTCAACTCTCCCTGGCCGGTCACGCCTCTGGGTTTTGGCGGCGGTTTCTTTGATCTCAATACATGGAAGGTCCTCGGGCACAATCCCGGCGGTCTGGCTGGCGTTGTGGGCACCATCAAAGATGTCAGCTTTATTGACGACCTTACCCACACCTTCAAGCTTGCGTATTTTCATGGCACAAACAGTGCGGAAATGCCCCGCAAGGCCAATATGACGAGTTATCCCAGCAGGGCCGACGGCCCCATGGCCTACCTCACCACCACCGACCATGCCTGGGAAGGCAGCGTGTCCAATACCTACAAGATTTACGACAACCTGCTGATGAATGTTGAAGCTGCCTATGTGAACCTGCATCTTGACGGCAGCACGTGGCGTGGAGTGGAAGATTCGCAGTATCGGGATAACTGGCGGGTTTCGCTGACCTTCCGTTATCAGTTCTGA
- a CDS encoding glutaredoxin family protein, giving the protein MGITLYTAPDCIRCKIVKAFLAERGIAYDTIDFKADAQEFNTFYRTNRKAIYRNPEGVEFPLFSDGEVIKQGSGEIIAYLLSGHTLEACVTRSDMLHGKIAGLYPSQCPAGQEDNFAILVDRLAAGGLQVWLQTDGRKPDLLEKLLKIKDVHVVCNLVGGPEASTKIFGGAPSKEELAKTMALVQATPDGSVRFLAMPLPAGDGWDWPKREDAAAAAKLVAEACGQPTMPYSITAVTADMVWDMRGLEPLPEQNLLMYRSASRQHLFKADIVK; this is encoded by the coding sequence ATGGGCATAACCCTTTATACAGCGCCGGACTGCATCCGCTGCAAGATCGTCAAAGCCTTTCTTGCCGAACGCGGGATTGCATACGACACCATAGATTTCAAGGCTGACGCGCAGGAATTCAACACGTTCTATCGCACAAACCGCAAGGCCATTTACCGCAATCCTGAAGGGGTGGAATTTCCCCTGTTCTCCGATGGCGAGGTCATCAAGCAGGGTTCCGGCGAAATCATCGCCTACCTGCTCTCGGGCCACACGCTGGAGGCCTGCGTAACCCGCAGCGACATGCTCCACGGCAAAATTGCGGGCCTTTACCCTTCGCAATGCCCTGCCGGGCAGGAAGATAATTTTGCGATTCTTGTTGATCGACTGGCTGCTGGCGGCTTGCAGGTCTGGTTGCAGACCGATGGCCGCAAGCCGGATCTGCTGGAAAAGCTGCTGAAGATCAAGGATGTGCACGTAGTCTGCAATCTTGTGGGCGGCCCTGAGGCAAGCACAAAAATTTTTGGCGGCGCGCCCAGCAAGGAAGAACTGGCAAAAACCATGGCCCTTGTGCAGGCCACGCCCGATGGCTCGGTGCGCTTTCTGGCCATGCCGCTTCCCGCTGGCGATGGCTGGGACTGGCCCAAGAGGGAAGATGCCGCAGCGGCGGCAAAACTGGTGGCCGAGGCCTGCGGCCAGCCCACCATGCCCTACAGCATCACCGCCGTCACGGCGGATATGGTATGGGACATGCGCGGGCTTGAGCCCCTGCCGGAGCAGAACCTGCTCATGTACCGCTCCGCCTCGCGCCAGCACCTGTTCAAGGCAGACATCGTTAAATAG
- a CDS encoding dihydrolipoyl dehydrogenase family protein, translating into MQSFDTVILGGGPGGTTAARILAQAGKSVALVENTHLGGTCLNCGCIPTKMLLGAVAPLAHLHAQQRTRVAKGEIAVDFAALQTRVSRFTSGTSKTLGKSLASMGVTIFTGRGEGIAPGTVRVHAEDGTTDLTAQHIILACGSSSAAFPGLTPDHDCVLDSTDLLRIESVPESLVIIGAGAIGLELGDFFSAMGCKVTIVEAAPHIAPLEDTDIAAELRRALQKNGITCHEGARAKDLRTVDGQAQLTLEDGTVISAAKALVAVGRTPNTAGLNAQQWGCNLNKRGYVETNAFLEAAPNVYAVGDVNGLVLLAHAAEHQAVYVAERILGESAGEYQSGPVPSCVYGAMEVMRVGQTAEALLREGKNVEVSQAALSLNPIAQASGGTAGFVKTVWSDGKIAGIAAVGAGVSHLVMVALLLIKEGYTAQNLHKVMFAHPTLDEIVSMSIMAPRVRVESN; encoded by the coding sequence ATGCAATCTTTTGATACTGTCATTCTGGGCGGCGGCCCCGGCGGAACCACGGCAGCGCGTATTCTTGCCCAGGCGGGCAAGAGCGTTGCCCTGGTGGAAAACACACACCTTGGCGGCACCTGCCTGAACTGCGGCTGCATCCCCACCAAGATGCTGCTCGGCGCTGTGGCCCCGCTGGCGCATCTGCATGCCCAGCAACGAACCCGTGTAGCCAAGGGCGAAATTGCCGTTGACTTTGCAGCGCTCCAAACGCGCGTGAGCCGCTTCACCTCAGGAACGAGCAAAACGCTTGGCAAAAGCCTTGCCAGCATGGGCGTGACGATCTTTACCGGGCGCGGCGAAGGCATCGCGCCGGGCACAGTGCGAGTCCATGCCGAAGATGGCACTACGGATCTGACAGCCCAGCACATCATTCTGGCCTGCGGGTCATCATCAGCGGCATTTCCCGGTCTGACGCCCGATCACGATTGCGTGCTGGACAGCACCGACCTGCTGCGCATTGAATCTGTTCCTGAGAGTCTTGTCATCATTGGCGCGGGGGCCATCGGCCTTGAACTGGGTGATTTTTTCTCGGCCATGGGCTGCAAGGTGACCATAGTGGAGGCTGCGCCCCACATCGCACCTCTGGAAGATACCGATATCGCCGCAGAATTGCGCCGGGCACTGCAAAAAAACGGCATAACCTGCCACGAAGGCGCACGGGCCAAAGACTTGCGCACAGTTGACGGGCAGGCGCAGCTCACCCTGGAAGACGGCACGGTAATCAGCGCAGCCAAGGCTCTGGTGGCTGTGGGCCGCACGCCCAACACCGCCGGGCTGAACGCCCAGCAATGGGGCTGCAATCTCAACAAGCGCGGCTATGTTGAGACAAACGCCTTTCTTGAAGCCGCCCCTAACGTCTACGCCGTGGGCGACGTCAACGGCCTTGTGCTGCTGGCCCACGCTGCGGAACATCAGGCTGTGTACGTGGCGGAACGCATCCTTGGCGAAAGCGCCGGAGAATATCAGTCCGGCCCGGTGCCCTCATGCGTTTACGGGGCAATGGAAGTCATGCGCGTCGGCCAGACGGCGGAGGCCCTCCTGCGCGAAGGCAAGAACGTGGAAGTCTCCCAGGCGGCCCTGTCCCTGAATCCCATTGCGCAGGCAAGCGGCGGCACAGCCGGATTTGTCAAAACAGTCTGGAGCGATGGCAAAATTGCAGGCATTGCCGCTGTTGGCGCAGGAGTTTCACACCTTGTGATGGTGGCCCTGCTGCTGATCAAGGAAGGCTATACGGCGCAAAACCTGCACAAAGTCATGTTTGCCCATCCCACGCTGGATGAAATTGTGTCCATGTCCATTATGGCGCCCAGAGTGCGCGTGGAATCCAACTGA
- the gcvH gene encoding glycine cleavage system protein GcvH, whose protein sequence is MNFPHDRKYHAEHLWAQSQPDGTCIIGITDFAQDQLGGVIFVDLPAVGASFRQGESCASIESVKVTSEAIMPVSGQVTAINEALADAPELLNDDPYNQGWLIKVQPTAPDEGGCITAEEYAQAVAS, encoded by the coding sequence GTGAACTTTCCTCACGACAGAAAATATCATGCAGAACATCTGTGGGCGCAAAGCCAGCCCGACGGCACCTGCATCATCGGCATTACCGACTTTGCCCAGGATCAACTGGGCGGGGTGATCTTTGTTGACCTGCCCGCTGTGGGCGCAAGCTTCCGGCAGGGGGAATCCTGCGCTTCCATTGAATCCGTAAAGGTGACCAGCGAGGCCATCATGCCCGTCTCCGGTCAGGTTACGGCCATTAACGAAGCCCTCGCAGACGCCCCGGAACTGCTCAACGACGATCCCTACAATCAGGGATGGCTGATAAAGGTGCAACCCACGGCCCCCGATGAAGGCGGATGCATCACAGCCGAGGAATACGCTCAGGCTGTGGCAAGCTGA
- a CDS encoding MFS transporter, translating to MQDSPRISNNYFDGLAVTGRHKAVFFIIMVAYFCEQMDNWNFGFIAPALMHNWGLTMKDIGTVTFWYFASMTLGGFVGGFISDIIGRRKTFLIAITLFSTASIINGLTDSFHVFVASRALTGFGVFCLMVCSQAYIAEMAPAESRGKWQNMIAGVGFCAVPVVGMLCRLIIPLHEEAWRYIFYMGGVGYIALIIAWRYLDESPRWLVARGRIAEAEAVMKDLTGRDIDLADAASKCMTQKPPLKEVLLGMCSSKYLKRTLVILLLVVCTNPATFVVTNWTATLLKAHGFPLEDTLMATTLISIGVPLGLFASSAFTDKGGCKIPIVIMLLVMAVLAPIFGNLSQYWVVVLTGAVLTAFVMGMGFTVFSYTAESYPTHLRNTATGFHSSIGRLAVAFSQPLIPVVYAAYSFDGVFYIFSMLCIIPAIVVGVWGARTGGKSLEDIA from the coding sequence ATGCAGGATTCGCCGCGCATCAGCAATAACTACTTTGACGGCCTTGCTGTTACAGGACGCCACAAGGCTGTGTTCTTTATCATCATGGTCGCATACTTCTGCGAACAGATGGATAACTGGAACTTCGGCTTTATTGCCCCGGCGCTGATGCACAACTGGGGGCTGACCATGAAGGACATCGGAACCGTGACCTTCTGGTATTTTGCCTCCATGACCCTCGGCGGATTTGTCGGCGGATTTATCTCAGACATCATCGGGCGGCGCAAAACCTTTCTCATTGCCATCACGCTGTTTTCCACAGCCTCTATCATCAACGGCCTCACGGATAGCTTCCACGTATTTGTGGCATCACGCGCCCTGACGGGCTTTGGCGTGTTCTGCCTCATGGTCTGCTCGCAGGCCTATATTGCAGAAATGGCCCCGGCCGAGAGCCGCGGCAAATGGCAAAACATGATCGCGGGCGTTGGTTTTTGCGCCGTGCCGGTCGTTGGCATGCTCTGCCGCCTGATCATTCCCCTGCACGAAGAAGCCTGGCGCTACATCTTCTATATGGGCGGCGTTGGCTACATCGCTCTCATCATCGCCTGGCGCTACCTTGATGAGTCCCCCCGCTGGCTCGTGGCCCGTGGCCGCATTGCGGAGGCGGAAGCCGTGATGAAAGACCTTACCGGCAGAGACATCGACCTTGCCGATGCGGCCAGCAAATGCATGACCCAGAAGCCGCCGCTCAAGGAAGTGCTGCTTGGCATGTGCAGCTCCAAATACCTCAAACGTACTCTGGTTATTCTTCTGCTGGTGGTTTGTACCAACCCTGCCACCTTTGTGGTCACCAACTGGACTGCCACCCTGCTCAAGGCCCACGGTTTCCCGCTTGAAGACACCCTTATGGCCACCACGCTCATTTCCATTGGCGTACCGCTTGGGCTGTTTGCCTCCAGTGCATTTACCGACAAGGGCGGATGCAAGATTCCCATTGTCATCATGCTGCTTGTGATGGCCGTGCTTGCCCCCATCTTTGGCAATTTAAGCCAATACTGGGTAGTGGTGCTTACCGGCGCAGTGCTTACGGCCTTTGTGATGGGCATGGGTTTCACCGTATTTTCCTACACGGCGGAATCCTACCCCACCCACCTTCGCAACACCGCCACGGGTTTCCACTCCTCAATTGGTCGTCTGGCCGTTGCTTTCTCACAACCTCTCATTCCTGTTGTCTATGCAGCATACAGTTTTGACGGAGTGTTTTATATTTTCAGCATGCTGTGCATCATCCCCGCCATTGTCGTTGGCGTATGGGGTGCGCGCACGGGTGGCAAGTCGCTCGAAGACATTGCCTAA